The DNA region TCAAAGAACAAACCTCCTCAGTAAAAAACAGTGATGGGTGATGGGTGATGGGTGGAAGGGTTAAAAACCTTACACATTCATCCCATCCTCAATTACCCCGTTCACTTCCGTCGGTCCCCCGACTGTTTAACTCCTCTAAAAATGAAACGAAGAGGCGAGTGTATCTATTTTGACTTTTACCACAATTTCATCACGAAGCGTTTCGCTTCATCGCTCCTTCCTGCTTCATGCTGGTTGATGCCAGCCTCCAACGGGATAATCAAGCGATTAATCAGAGAACTACTTTTACCGAAACTGACCGTGGGACAGATTTGTTTTTCCCGCAAACGCCACCGGGTTTGAACCTGGACAAAGGATACAAGAATCAAAAACAAAATCATTATACACCAAGAGCCTGCATTTAACCAGTTGTTTACCAGCTATGGAAAACGGATCATCGAGAATGCACAGACAAACCAGACAGAGATATATCGTCTATAATCTCGACGCTCCCAGCGGTTTAAAACTCCCATACGGGAGATGGATCAGGAAGTCCCGCGGGCTTCCCCGCCGGCGAAGCCGGTGAGGGAAACCCTACTAAAGAGGTCCCACTCCAGAAGGATTCAGGGGGGCATTGTCCGCCAGAGGAAAATGAATGGAAGTGCCGGTTAAAGAAAATCAGTGCCGAACGGAAGCCTCAGAGAGCGCAAAAATTATCCGACACTCCCTTAATTAGCTCAAGGCCTTTGACGCACTAAGACAATTTGGCGGGTAAAAAAGGAATCAAAAGGCACCGCCAATTAACGAAAGAACCTGAAGCTTGATAGCCTTTTTCTACTCACCTGTCCGACGGACACTCTGAATATGGCCAAAATAGACGGTATGATAATCATTTTCCGGATAATACTCGGCGATGATGGATGGCTTGAAGTGTGCAGGGTCAACCCGTGTTTTTTGTACCACCACACAGTTAATATCTATGCTGCATTCGGTAATCCCAGGAACCGAAAAGTCAGAATGATACACTGGCGTCAAGCCCGTCTGGGAAAACTTATCCAGGTTTTTACCCGAAACCGTCCCGGCAATCCGCACCGCTTCCTTTTGATTTCGAGTGGGAACCGACACTGTAAAAGCGCCGCTTTGTTCGATGATACCAAACGTAAACCGGGAAGGCCTAACCAAAACGGTACACACCGGCCTCCCCCAAGTGATTCCCATCTGGACCCAGCCAATGGTCATGATATTCGGCATTCCTTCATCTAAGCGGCTCACCAGCAGCAGACCACCGACTTCGTCGATGGTCTGCAGGGATTCGCTAACGACGCTCAACCATGGTACTTTTTTTTTGACCACGTCTACTCCCTCCCCATCGTCTTGTCTTCCATTCTTTTATCGGTGCTATGCTGTCTGGTTGATTGACGGTTTCAGCACTTTCCTCAAGTGGGAAAATCGTTCTCACCGAAGCTGTTCGAAATATCAGGTCGTCTAAAGTCTTCATACCGTTCCGCTGCCAAGCATAAGATATTAACAGTTTGCTCCCTGATCAAATCAAGATCCCTGGGTTTTTTCAGAGACCACCCCTCGCGGTCTTGGAGGATTCTAACCAAGGGGCGGATGGGCAAGCCTTCATTCAGGCGAACCACAACCGCTATTTCTCCGGTAGACAAGCGAACCGTCTCCCCTACCGGATACGGAGCGATGTGTCTGACCATAGTCGT from Atribacteraceae bacterium includes:
- a CDS encoding flavin reductase family protein yields the protein MVKKKVPWLSVVSESLQTIDEVGGLLLVSRLDEGMPNIMTIGWVQMGITWGRPVCTVLVRPSRFTFGIIEQSGAFTVSVPTRNQKEAVRIAGTVSGKNLDKFSQTGLTPVYHSDFSVPGITECSIDINCVVVQKTRVDPAHFKPSIIAEYYPENDYHTVYFGHIQSVRRTGE